TTGTAAATGTATGATTCATGTACTACACCTTCAAGGGTGTAACAGTTTAATCGGAAACAACCACAATAAAGCAGGTTTCGAAAAAGCCAATAGGATTGCTTGCAGCATTCTTACTCGCACATTAAAAGCAACTATGCCCCGTCTGTTTTTCACACTAAAATCTAGACTTTATAAATCCGTTTCTTCCTGtgaagttgaatttttttgtcattgatCACTTTGTGTGCTGTCACAGCATTaattgaaaatgtgtgtaaaagAATTTTGTAGATAATACCTCCGGAAACGCCGGAGGCATTTACCTAATATTCAAAAAGAATATTTCTCATCATTTCTAATCAAAGACAATAAGTCTTTTGTTGTCGCTCCTGTAGCCGTTGTCTGTGACGGAAACCACAAGTCGTCACCTTTAGTTTCATTTTAGATCATATCACAGTTCTGTAGTACTAGTAAGTATTAGTTTCCTGAAAGTTTACattcaatttttaaaaatgctgtGTAAAGGATTTATAAATTAAGTGAATCTGTTTAAACAGATTATGAACCAGCACCATTGGATTTTTTTATATCATACTGATactgtatttgaagagtttatatGCAAAACAGAtacatttctctttttaaatattgtgttttgtttattgtgttatgtttttattatgttttattgctTAAGTTagctgtacaaaacatgaaacatattgaaaaTTGTATCTGTTTTTATCATCGGTTTTTGCagataaactcttcatttgtaatTTACTCCATTTGTATTGTAGTTATGATATAGTTTtggtaaaaataacaaatacagctcatattgttgctgtccttcctaaaccttgtatgtccaaattcacagtttttcaggaaatggaaaaagcaCTGTACATTTTAAGCGatttaatattgtgttgtcaaagttgacaagcactttttaatgctttttattagttagatatttgcaaaacccaatgacaaacataaaatgtgactaataataatgatttatggcaaaaaaataaaaatcataaaaaatggagatacaaggtttcggaaggaaaGCTGTGATATACAGAGTGATGTTATTTATACTAACTGTACTATGTTTATTAATGATATACTGTTTTGCTATACATGTATATTTTCTGCCGTCATCTTGAATCTCTTCATCTAAGGATGTTTTCTTGTGTTATAGGTCCTGACAGCCCCACCACAGTGATAAAGGATGTGACCCATCACACTCGGGTCATGAAACTGAAGCAGCAGTCTCTGGAGGACAGACTGAAGTTGTGCCTACTGGAGCTCAAGAAACTCTGTATCAGAGAGGCTGTGAGTCACCATTTGCTCTCACGAATGCATAAACATAGAACAGTCCTAAGATAAGACGTTCATGGCGATTAGGAAATTAAAGGGGACTGCCACTGTAGGCCGATACCATCATGTTTTGATggaaaactaaatcaaaatagTGACCTTTGAAAGCGACCAGGCCTCTCCAGCTCTGTCCTATCACTCACCATCACGTTCAGACCCAGAGGCTTTCTATTGTATTTGTCCCACAAGACATTAGGTCACAAAAATGCATCATCGTTTCCTGTCGGATTCACCTGCTGGGGCTTGTCCAGGTGTCTCTGATGACACTTTCATGTCACAATAGGTCTGAAATCACGGCAGGGTACTGAGTGTGTATCATTGGTTTATGAAAGTTGTCGCCCCTATTGTGTCTCATGAAAGAGCTGTGGGCATGCGGTTTTTGTCTCCAGTTGTATTCGAACGTATGCTGGCGTGGATTTTGAGAAGATGGATAGCAGGTTTAGTTTGGCAGGTTGGGCTGTTGGAGGAGCTTAAGGAAGAAGTGGCCCTTTGAAACAACAGTCTTGCATAATGTAGCGGTTGAAATCCGTAACTTGTCTCGACTTGTTGAAAGGTTTTGCACTGGAAAAACAGGAATTCTGGAGAAGGACCTGTTCGTGATAACTTGTCTGGGACATGgacactgattttttttattacttaattaTAGCATTTTTTGCTATTATACTGACAAATTATACATGTGCTTGACTTCAGATGTCCAAAATGTTTTCCATGTTCAGTTACAAATTTGTTTTTCAGGAGCTCACAGGTCATTTGTCCTCTGACTATCCGCTATTACCTGGAGAAAAGCCACCTAAGATTCGTCGGCGCATCGGGGCTGCTTTCAAACTAGACGAGCCGAGCTTTTTACAGAGAGCTGAGGTAAAGGCCCTCATTGACAAAAGCAACCCGTTCCCTAACCTAATACAGATCTGGATAAGCATTTAAAGTCCTTAGACATTAAAAGATCAATCAGGTTGATATGAATGTTTGATGTCCAGGACTCTGAGCTGAGCTCTGTTGAAACTGGTCTGGCTCTGCAGCAGCAGATATACGTGGCGGCTCAGAGGCTGTGTCAGGAGGAACATCTCAGCAAGGCGGTAAAGAGAAGCCGTCTGCAGCAGTACCAGCATGAGGAAAAGAAACTCAAAGATCTGCAGGAAGCCGTGTTCAGGTTGCAACTGGAACGCAGCCGATCTTCACCGCGCCCTGGCATGATTGCACAAAAAGGTGAGAACATTGAGGGAgagttttttaaagggacagttcacccaaaaagaaatattctgtcatcatttattcaccctcatgtcattcaaaacatgtatatgattctttcttctgtggaacacaaatgaagacattttgagaagtGTCTTGgcggttttgtgtctatacaatgaaagtcaatggggccccaaattgtttggtcaccaacgttgttaaattattttcttttgtgttctgccgaagaaataAATTCAGGTTTGGAGTGACACAAggataaattgtttttaaaagaatttTTTGGGCGAGTTATCCCTTTAAGGCTGGTTCGCATTGTCCCAACAAATAGTAAAAAACTCCAACATTCAACAGTGGCCTTTTATCATCAAGATTAtgttatgtgtatgttttatttgcGTTATATGTTTTTTCAATCTGTGTTCTATCTGTTTATCAAGGCACTTCAGATGATAGCTCATTGTCAGACTCAGCTGTGCTCGATGAGGGTAAGTGAAAGTTGACTATTGTGACTGTTTTTTAAGATAAGTAACAGCAGCGTCTTGCTATGTAAAACTATTTTTCATGTAGAcctgttgtatttttattttttgaaaatgtcattttttattttcattttgatacTTGCTTTCATTGTAGTTGTAAGTTCCTACTAATTGAGAGACTACATTGAATATTTACACTATTAATTCTTgaactttttttacattacagcaccatttaaatgaacaatgtttttaatggtTAAGCATCTGTTACACTAGGTCAGTGTTATGTCAACTGTCCATGTATTAATACTCTGTATTAAGAATCTCTCATCTATATTTCAGAGGAGCTTGCGAGTCAGTGTTCCCAGCATTCCTCCGAGCTTCCCGCTCCAGCAGTAGACCCTCACCCTCCACCCCTAAACAGCTTTCATTCCCCTCTTCATATACCTACAACTCCCTCTTACCGGCCCCCTGAGGTCATAATCCACCAGACCCCACCGCAGTCATTGGAGAACCTGCACCTCTGCCATAGTCCAACAGTAGATTATGACCCTGCCCCCATTCAAAACTCTCCATGGACGGAGTCGAGTCTGGACCGGCCCTatcagaaacagaaaagatctCACTCTAGCAGCACCACATCCAGGTATGTTTATCTTTTTAATCATACACTGCCAGTCAAAGGCGTGAACACACTCGACTGAAGTTATGTTGTCAGTCTGTCATGCTCTAAAAAAGCTGAAATTTAAGATTGATGtaagttttaaatgaataataatgaagtTTTGTCCAGACTTTGACTGGTGGTGTATATCGTGAAAATCATGTAAGCCTTGACCTTTTAAAAGCTACTTTTTCACAACTAGTCATCAAGACAGCACATAGTAATTTTAGGGTGGGTTTGACCACACCTCCTCTTTTGTAGTTCTGTTCCAACTTGATTTATAgggcatacagtatgtattgttGTCACATTAGTATGTTAGGAGGAAACACGTTTGtaaacatttgaaagacaaatagtCTAAGCAGCTGGTTTTTTTCTCCACAAACACATAGTCCCGCTGTTACCCCCACATTGCCTCCTCTGGAGGTTTGTCTTGTGGATGCTGGGATGCCGTTACAAATTCCCACCCACGCAGCCCTGAGACACACACAGTCCTGCAGCGCACCCTCCACTCCTGAGATGCACCTGCGCAGGGGACAATCGCTCAGGTCTGCTTCTGATTCGCTCACAAACCTTCTTCAACTGTCACGTGATTTATCTGTAGTTGTGTTTTTGGATATTAAGAGCAAACCATTGACAAATTGGtctatttttaattttgcaGAGTTCCCAACACTGAGCCCCCTTATGATCTGGACCGTGAGCACGGGCACTCGAGAGGCCCCAGGAGACGGTTAACAGAGTTCGCCGTGACATCACGAGATTACTCCCCCATGAGATCAATCGTAGGCAACCCCATGTACTGCTCCAGTTCTGAGGACAGCAATTCTGAGCACTCGGTCCAATCGTACGCTAGCTCGCCCTGCCATGAGCACCCCTGCGAGCTGCCGTGGCCCTACCAACCCCAGTACGCCTACCAATACGGTAGCCTCACTGACAACCATGTATCGCAGAGATATTCCCCCACCAGCTTCTACAAGAACTACCAGCACCTGTCCTCACCTAGTTTTCCCAGAGGGTACGTAGAGGACAGATGGGGCCATCCTTTAGATATGGACACCGGAAGGTCATACATGAGCCATCAGGCTCCTTCCCCTGTTTATTCCAATGGCCACTATGAGTACTACTATAATGAGGCTCCGCAGAGAAGTTGCAGGGTGTTGCCTGCCCACGTGAGACTGTCGCGGGCCCCATCGCTACGAGAGTGCCCTCACCACCCGACCAGAGGCCTGCCCAGGCAGGTGGTGTCAGAGGAACTGAAATCATGGCACCAGCGCAGCCAACGCCAATCGCCTCGACCGTCCTCGCTGGACCGGAACAGACAGGGTGCGCTACATATTCGAAACGCGCCGGGACAGGAGTCTCCACTTACCCTTCCCCAGCACCGCATGTTCCAGGAACAGCAGGTAAACAGttgttcttcactttcacttataACGAATGAGTGGAAAATGCATTGACTCCCAAAAAGAAGGAAATAAAATTCCAAAACTGCTGTATCGACTTGCTGTCGAGTATCGAGCTGTTGGGGAGGAATTTCCTGAAAAAGCAGGTATGCGCTGTCTGGGCCTGTCTGAGAAACAGGGATAGCTACTGAGAACGTGCAGTTTCCTTGATGCTCTGATTCGTCAGAGTGAGATCATTACCAGAACAAGGTGTGGTGTTGAGCTACAGTACGAAAGAGTTCTTGATTCGGATTAGATTAGTGGTACAATAACAAACCGCACCCAAATGATGATTGTCATtttgtgtagtttttttttGCCTGGAGATATTTAGATATGCAAAACAGGTTGTGGTGCAAAAGGCCTTAGAAAAATGAATGGTGAATGCAATGTGCACATTACAATTTCCtgtcttgttttaaatgaacagcAACGGAATTATAAGACTTCTCGATTATTTCATTATCAGATCGTTTAACACAATGAATTGAGGTGCTTAGTGTTTAGTAacatgttgtatttgttaacaattagttaatgcattagctaacatgaattaacaatgaacaatacttctgcagcatttatttatcattttggaAATCAAATGTTGTAACTGTTatcattagttaatgcacattGCATAATGAACtcacatgaacaattgtattggcattaacattaacaaatataaatacatgctaataaaatatattgctTTTATGTCTTCTATTGCATTATTGTGAAGTGTTATCGTAAAGGAaaagttaacccaaaaatgaaaattctttcatcatttactctccttcgagttgttccaaaatctgtatgaatttctttgctctgataaacacagagaaagatatttggatttttgcttgtaaccaaacagttcttggccaccgttgactaccatagtaggaaaaattactttatacatttctttgttcttttgaacacagaagaatatattttgaagaaggtaggaaagcaaacagttctggggcactgttgactaccattgtaattttttcctATAATGGTAAATAAGTTGAAACATTTCTACAAATTTTTCCCATTCCAAACATGGCCAGGAAGTTTCCCATTACCAAACAAGCTGGTGGGAAAACACGCAGTCAAGGTTGATCTGCTGTTTCGTCTCTTTCATTCAGGCTTATGGTGGCTAAAAGCGTGTGAACTTGATATCTAGGTGAGCATTCCATTCCTCAGGGACAAAGGCCTGATTGGACGGAAGGAAACTGTGATAGCGACCCAACCCATTTCCTCCTTTATTATCTGTTGCTAGATAAAGTGTTTGGCCAATGCACCTTTTGTTTGactgtaaatatcattttaatagCTGGTGTATTCCCAACTGAAACCAATAGCTGACATTACTCCTGTTTTTTTCCACATTGAATTTGATAGTGTATAAGGTTGCAGTAATACCTGAGCACATGATGGACTGTCACCTATCCAACCTCAACCTAACAGCCCTATTGTTAAAATGCCAGAAGGGTAATTCCTGAAGACCTACTAATGTTCACTCTAAACCAGTACTAATTGATGGATTAGTGAAGTTTTTTCTTCATTACATACCATGAAATGTGTAAGTCACAGGAGCCTAGTGTTTAAATTTAGTAGAATGCCTTTGTGATTGTTGTTTAAATGAATCCCAAACAGAACCTAttttaaacaagaaaaaaaatctgtttttctggGCTGAGAGAGAAGCATTTACACAAAGCTAAAAATGTGCAATCGGACACTTGGGTAATGCACTGCACATGTACCAGCAAGTCGGCATTACAAATGATTGAAAATTCCCTTCTGAATTAATTTGAGATGTTGACCAAATTCCTAAAAGACAGAAAATTAATAAACTTGGGTTGTGTACTAAACCACATTCACTCATTTAGAAACTTCCTGACAACCACAGGAATCTGTAACCTCAATCCAAATACTCAGGTGCATGATTTTgtggtgtttttatttgtacatcACTATTGAGTGAGACATCGGTTAATTCAGTCCTTTCTCATCTCCGCCAGTGGTCTTGGATCATTTCTTTGATGTTTATTTAGATTGTATGTGGGAATATCAGCACTGCctagaacacacacatttgcttCATTCCCATATCATGTTTCAGTTGTCTGTAATGATTTACAGAGTCATGTGTTTCAAACACAGGAGCAGATGGGAGAGACGTTCCAACATCTTAAGCCGGGATACAATATCTGTTTAAAATCTCCCCCCTGTTAATTTATGGTGTTACACAGGGACT
This portion of the Triplophysa rosa linkage group LG20, Trosa_1v2, whole genome shotgun sequence genome encodes:
- the inavab gene encoding innate immunity activator b isoform X2 — its product is MEGKEEISDTDSGVILHSGPDSPTTVIKDVTHHTRVMKLKQQSLEDRLKLCLLELKKLCIREAELTGHLSSDYPLLPGEKPPKIRRRIGAAFKLDEPSFLQRAEQQIYVAAQRLCQEEHLSKAVKRSRLQQYQHEEKKLKDLQEAVFRLQLERSRSSPRPGMIAQKGTSDDSSLSDSAVLDEEELASQCSQHSSELPAPAVDPHPPPLNSFHSPLHIPTTPSYRPPEVIIHQTPPQSLENLHLCHSPTVDYDPAPIQNSPWTESSLDRPYQKQKRSHSSSTTSSPAVTPTLPPLEVCLVDAGMPLQIPTHAALRHTQSCSAPSTPEMHLRRGQSLRVPNTEPPYDLDREHGHSRGPRRRLTEFAVTSRDYSPMRSIVGNPMYCSSSEDSNSEHSVQSYASSPCHEHPCELPWPYQPQYAYQYGSLTDNHVSQRYSPTSFYKNYQHLSSPSFPRGYVEDRWGHPLDMDTGRSYMSHQAPSPVYSNGHYEYYYNEAPQRSCRVLPAHVRLSRAPSLRECPHHPTRGLPRQVVSEELKSWHQRSQRQSPRPSSLDRNRQGALHIRNAPGQESPLTLPQHRMFQEQQVSQKRVIVTTQEMMYEDDSEIASQV
- the inavab gene encoding innate immunity activator b isoform X1, translating into MEGKEEISDTDSGVILHSGPDSPTTVIKDVTHHTRVMKLKQQSLEDRLKLCLLELKKLCIREAELTGHLSSDYPLLPGEKPPKIRRRIGAAFKLDEPSFLQRAEDSELSSVETGLALQQQIYVAAQRLCQEEHLSKAVKRSRLQQYQHEEKKLKDLQEAVFRLQLERSRSSPRPGMIAQKGTSDDSSLSDSAVLDEEELASQCSQHSSELPAPAVDPHPPPLNSFHSPLHIPTTPSYRPPEVIIHQTPPQSLENLHLCHSPTVDYDPAPIQNSPWTESSLDRPYQKQKRSHSSSTTSSPAVTPTLPPLEVCLVDAGMPLQIPTHAALRHTQSCSAPSTPEMHLRRGQSLRVPNTEPPYDLDREHGHSRGPRRRLTEFAVTSRDYSPMRSIVGNPMYCSSSEDSNSEHSVQSYASSPCHEHPCELPWPYQPQYAYQYGSLTDNHVSQRYSPTSFYKNYQHLSSPSFPRGYVEDRWGHPLDMDTGRSYMSHQAPSPVYSNGHYEYYYNEAPQRSCRVLPAHVRLSRAPSLRECPHHPTRGLPRQVVSEELKSWHQRSQRQSPRPSSLDRNRQGALHIRNAPGQESPLTLPQHRMFQEQQVSQKRVIVTTQEMMYEDDSEIASQV